The following nucleotide sequence is from Noviherbaspirillum sedimenti.
GCCGAAGCAGCCGGTTCTCGACTGGATCATGCGCGTCGATCCGAACCCGCCGAAACTGACGCTCGAAGAACTGCGTCAGGAACAAGATGCCTTTCTGATTTCCCAGCGAGCGGCCGAAACGGTGGAAGATGCCGAGCGCTGGATCCATCGCCACTGGAAGGTATTCTTCGAGGCATTCCTGCATGATTGGTATACGGAGGAATCCTGGTGGCCGAAGAATCGCAGCCTCAAGATGTTCAAGGAATGGTTCGAAGTCCAGTACCACTCAATGGTTTGGGACCTGGCTGACGAAACGGTGGAACACGAGGATTGGGAGTGATGCCTCACGCCAGCATTGCGCTACGCAGGCAACGTTCCATGGCAGCAGTTCGTCGATCTTGTTGATGGGGTAATCAGCAATATGCGTCAGCACATGGCGCAGGTACGCTTCCGGATCGATGTCGTTGAGGCGAGCTGAACCGATGAACGAGTACATAGCGGCAGCACGCTCGCCACCGCTGTCGGCCCCCAGGAAAAGGAAATTCTTCCTGCCAAGACAGACGCCGCGCAAGGCATTCTCCGCGATGTTATTGTCGATCTCTGCCATGCCATCGTCGCAATAATAGACCAGCGCCTGCCACTGGTTGAGCGCGTAGTTGATGGCTTTGGTCGTGTCCGATTGGGTCGATAGTGTCAACAGCCGCTGTCGCAGCCAGATTTCAAGATCGTCCAGCAGGGGCCTGGCCTGCTGTTGCCGAATCCGTTGCCGCTCGTCCGGTGGTTGCCCACGGATTTGCGCTTCGATGGCATACAGCTCGCCAATCCGTCGCAGCGCTTCGGTGGTGGTTGGCGTTGCCTTGCGCACGTGCAGGTCATGGAGCTTGCGACGGGCATGTGCCCAGCATGCCGCTTCCTTTACCTGGCCATCAGCGTAGATCGCGTTGAAACCGGCAAATGCATCAGCCTGAACCACGCCGGCAAATCCGGCCAGGTGCGACTGCGGATGCTGGCCCTGGCGGTTCGGCGAATAGGCGAACCACACTGCCGCTGGGGCGGACGAGCCGGCATTGCGATCATCCCTGACGTACACCCAGAGTCGTCCCGTCTTCGTCTGGCCATTGCCAGGAGACAGTACCGGCATCGGCGTATCGTCCGCATGAATCTTGCCCGGGGCCAGTACATGGCGGCGCAGTGCCTCCACCAGAGGGGTAATCAGCACACCGCACGCCCCCATCCAGCGTCCCGTGGTGGCGGGATCCAGATCCACCCCTTTCCTGGCGTGGATGACCGATTGGCGATACAGCGGTTGATGATCGGCGAATTTCCCCACGGCGATGTTGGCCAGCAGAGCGGGGCCGGCGAAACTGCGCTGAATCGGCCGACTCGGTGCGGCCGCCTGGACGATCGCGTCGCAGCAGCCACAGGCTTTTTTACGCCGCACATGGCGAATCACCTTGAAGGCGGCGTCGATGATTTCCAGCTGTTCTGAAACGTCCTCGCCGAGCGGCTTGAGGTCGCCGCCGCATGCCGGGCAGGCTTGGACCTCTGGCGCGATGATGTGGTCTTCGCGCGGCAGGTGGTCAGGCAATGGCTGGCGTGCCGACTTCTGCCGGGGCGTTACTGTTTCCGGCTGCTTCTGTTCGGCAGCGCCTTCCTCGGCAAGCAGATCTTCCAGACGCGTTTCCAGCTGCTCGAGTTTCTTGTCGATCTTCTCGGACTTGCGGCCGAACTGCATGCGCTTGAGTTTGGCGATCTGCAGTTGCAGCTGCTCGATTTCGAGCGTGCGCACGGAAAGTGCCAGCTCCAGCGTCGACACGGTATGGCGCAATTGCTGGAGCTCGTCGTCGCGGCGCAATAGCAAAGCCTTCAGGGCATCAATATCGTCCGGCAGTGAGGCGGGGGTGACAGGCATGCGCGGCAGTTTACGCGCTTGCCGGAATGTTTACAACAAGGAAAGCGGTGGCCCGGTGCGTTCCGGCTGCTTCCAGTTGATCCCCTCCAGCAGCATGGACAGCTGCGCCGGGGTCAGGTGGATCTTGCCGCTGTCGGCCTGCGGCCAGACGAACCGGCCATGCTCAAGCCGCTTGATGAGCAGACATAGTCCATCGCCGGTGGCCCACAACACCTTGATGACATTGCCACGCCGGCCACGGAAGACGAACACATGGCCGGAGAGGGGTTCCTCGGCCAGGGTCATTTGCACCTTGGCCGCCAGGCCATTCATGCCGGCCCGCATGTCGGTGATGCCTGCGGCAATCCAGATGCGCGTTCCCGCCGGCAGGCCCATCATGGCCGCAACATCCGCAGGACTGCATGCAGCATGGCCAGATCGGCGTGGCCATCAAACCGGAGCGTCACATCGGCGATGGCAATTTCCATGATGCCCTGTCGCGCAACGCGCGTGTCCGTTGTGCTTGCCGTCTCTGTCGTCGCCAGAAGTCGAGGCGTTGATGCGGGCGCGACCGCTGCCGCTGTCTCGACAATCGTGACTGGCAACATGGCCTGAGGCGCCGGCGCAGCATCGAACAGGCCAGCCACCAAATGTCGCCGCCATTTGAACAGCATGTTGACGTTGATGCCGTGCTGCTGCGCCAGATGTGAAACGGAAGCGCCAGGCTCGCTGGCCTGCTGCGCGAGCTGCTTCTTGAACGCGACCGGAAAGTTCGGGCGCCGTTTGCGACGCCCCTCTAAAATCAATGAATCCACGATAGTTCCCACTAAAAAATAGCGGGAACTATCGTGGATTATTTGGATACTCTCGTCCAGACGGTACAGATGAGGCGCTTACCTTGCTCGATTCCCTCGTCAAGGATAAATCAGTACCAGCCAAGAAAAATCTTACTCACTATCTGACCAAGATTGCCCGGCTCGGCGGCTACCTTGCTCGCGCCAACGATCCTCCGCCGGGCAATACGGTCATGTGGCGAGGGGTTTCACGTCTCATCGATATCGAACTTGGCTTCCTGATGGGGACAAAATTTGTGGGTAATTGAAAGTCAGAGAAGACGCTTACGAAAATCCAAAGCGAAACGCCCCACGCTCTTTCGAGGGTGGGGCGTTTCTGGGGTAATAGCCTGACGATGACCTACTTTCACACTGGTTGCAGCACTATCATCGGCGCGAAGTCGTTTCACGGTCCTGTTCGGGATGGGAAGGGGTGGTACCAACTTGCTATGGTCATCAGGCATAACTTGTAGTGTCGCTTGTGGTGCCCGTTGACCTGGGCATCGCAAACAACGCAATCCGGGAAGAAGCAATAGTTCAGGGTACTACTTAATATTGGCGGTTGTGATTGCCAGAATCGATCATGGCATACACAGCTTACTCATCATCTATAACATCAAGGTTATAGGGACAAGCCGCACGGGCAATTAGTACTGGTTAGCTTAATGCATTACTGCACTTCCACACCCAGCCTATCAACGTCCTGGTCTCGAACGACCCTTTAGGGGAATCAAGTTCCCGGGAAGTCTCATCTTGAGGCAAGTTTCCCGCTTAGATGCTTTCAGCGGTTATCTCTTCCGAACTTAGCTACCCGGCAATGCCACTGGCGTGACAACCGGTACACCAGAGGTTCGTCCACTCCGGTCCTCTCGTACTAGGAGCAGCCCCCCTCAAACTTCCAACGCCCACGGCAGATAGGGACCAAACTGTCTCACGACGTTTTAAACCCAGCTCACGTACCACTTTAAATGGCGAACAGCCATACCCTTGGGACCGGCTACAGCCCCAGGATGTGATGAGCCGACATCGAGGTGCCAAACTCCCCCGTCGATATGAACTCTTGGGAGGAATCAGCCTGTTATCCCCAGAGTACCTTTTATCCGTTGAGCGATGGCCCTTCCATACAGAACCACCGGATCACTATGTCCTACTTTCGTACCTGCTCGACTTGTCAGTCTCGCAGTTAAGCACGCTTATGCCATTGCACTATTAGCACGATGTCCGACCGTACCTAGCGTACCTTCGAACTCCTCCGTTACACTTTGGGAGGAGACCGCCCCAGTCAAACTGCCTACCATGCACTGTCCCCGACCCGGATAACGGGCCAAGGTTAGAACCTCAAACAAACCAGGGTGGTATTTCAAGGTTGGCTCCACGAGAACTGGCGTCCCCGCTTCAAAGCCTCCCACCTATCCTACACAGATTGGTTCAAAGTCCAATGCAAAGCTACAGTAAAGGTTCATGGGGTCTTTCCGTCTAGCCGCGGGTAGATTGCATCATCACAAACATTTCAACTTCGCTGAGTCTCGGGAGGAGACAGTGTGGCCATCGTTACGCCATTCGTGCAGGTCGGAACTTACCCGACAAGGAATTTCGCTACCTTAGGACCGTTATAGTTACGGCCGCCGTTTACTGGGACTTCAATCAAGAGCTTGCACCCCATCATTTAATCTTCCAGCACCGGGCAGGCGTCACACCCTATACGTCCACTTTCGTGTTTGCAGAGTGCTGTGTTTTTATTAAACAGTCGCAGCCACCATTTTATTGCAACCCTTTCACCCTCCTGGCGCAGGCCAGTCAGCTACTAGGGCGTACCTTATCCCGAAGTTACGGTACCAATTTGCCGAGTTCCTTCTCCCGAGTTCTCTCAAGCGCCTTAGAATACTCATCTCGCCCACCTGTGTCGGTTTGCGGTACGGTCATCATGTGACTGAAGCTTAGAGGCTTTTCTTGGAACCACTTCCGATTGCTTCGCGGCACAAGGCCACTCGTCGCACACCCTTGAATTACGCCCCCGGATTTGCCTAAGGGCCTTCTCTGATGCACAAACCGACTATTCCAACAGTCGGACAACCTTCCGCGATCCGTCCCCCCATCGCATCACACGACGGTGCAGGAATATTAACCTGCTTCCCATCAGCTACGCATCTCTGCCTCGCCTTAGGGGCCGACTCACCCTGCTCCGATGAACGTTGAACAGGAAACCTTGGGCTTACGGCGTGGGAGCTTTTCACTCCCATTATCGCTACTCATGTCAGCATTCGCACTTCTGATACCTCCAGCATCCTTTACAAGACACCTTCGCAGGCTTACAGAACGCTCTCCTACCATATGTCCTAAGACATATCCGCAGCTTCGGTGACTGGCTTAGCCCCGTTACATCTTCCGCGCAGGACGACTCGATCAGTGAGCTATTACGCTTTCTTTAAAGGGTGGCTGCTTCTAAGCCAACCTCCTGACTGTTTTAGCCTTCCCACTTCGTTTTCCACTTAGCCAATCTTTGGG
It contains:
- the tnpA gene encoding IS66-like element accessory protein TnpA; protein product: MDSLILEGRRKRRPNFPVAFKKQLAQQASEPGASVSHLAQQHGINVNMLFKWRRHLVAGLFDAAPAPQAMLPVTIVETAAAVAPASTPRLLATTETASTTDTRVARQGIMEIAIADVTLRFDGHADLAMLHAVLRMLRP
- the tnpB gene encoding IS66 family insertion sequence element accessory protein TnpB (TnpB, as the term is used for proteins encoded by IS66 family insertion elements, is considered an accessory protein, since TnpC, encoded by a neighboring gene, is a DDE family transposase.); amino-acid sequence: MMGLPAGTRIWIAAGITDMRAGMNGLAAKVQMTLAEEPLSGHVFVFRGRRGNVIKVLWATGDGLCLLIKRLEHGRFVWPQADSGKIHLTPAQLSMLLEGINWKQPERTGPPLSLL
- the tnpC gene encoding IS66 family transposase; translated protein: MPVTPASLPDDIDALKALLLRRDDELQQLRHTVSTLELALSVRTLEIEQLQLQIAKLKRMQFGRKSEKIDKKLEQLETRLEDLLAEEGAAEQKQPETVTPRQKSARQPLPDHLPREDHIIAPEVQACPACGGDLKPLGEDVSEQLEIIDAAFKVIRHVRRKKACGCCDAIVQAAAPSRPIQRSFAGPALLANIAVGKFADHQPLYRQSVIHARKGVDLDPATTGRWMGACGVLITPLVEALRRHVLAPGKIHADDTPMPVLSPGNGQTKTGRLWVYVRDDRNAGSSAPAAVWFAYSPNRQGQHPQSHLAGFAGVVQADAFAGFNAIYADGQVKEAACWAHARRKLHDLHVRKATPTTTEALRRIGELYAIEAQIRGQPPDERQRIRQQQARPLLDDLEIWLRQRLLTLSTQSDTTKAINYALNQWQALVYYCDDGMAEIDNNIAENALRGVCLGRKNFLFLGADSGGERAAAMYSFIGSARLNDIDPEAYLRHVLTHIADYPINKIDELLPWNVACVAQCWREASLPILVFHRFVSQVPNH